The Deltaproteobacteria bacterium sequence GTGACGACGGCGACCGGGTTCCTCGACTGGTGGGTCCATTACAAGGCGTACATGACGAGCGTGTTCCGGATCAAGATCGCGGGATCGTTCGTGTTGATGGCGCTGGCGGGACCCGCGGTGCTTCTTCGGGCGCTCCACCCCGATGTGGCCGCCCTGCCGCTGGTCGGGCTCGGGTGGGTGTATTTCGGCCTCCTTGCCGCCTGCACCGCGACCTGCGTCGTTCTCGGGTATTACGGAGGGCGACTGGTTTTTCACTGATCGGATGAATGCGGAACGAATACCTGCAAGGGAGGAATCGCCATGGGTTCGCCGGAAATGGTCTCCATCGTGCACCGCGCCATCGACCGGGAGAGGGACGCGATTAATACCTATCTCGGGCTGGCCAAGATCGTGAAGGACGCCAACGCCAAGAACGTCCTCATCCACCTGGCCTCCGACGAGGTCGGACACATGACCAAGCTGGAGCATCACCTGATCAGCGTCCTCCGCGGCAAGGACTGGGTCCTGCAGCGGGCGGAGGTGGTGGACGCGATGGCGGCCCAGATGACGGAAAGCTCGATCCTGGAGAAGATCAACCCGGAGAACCTCGCGAAGGCCGACACGCTGAAGGTCCTGGAGGTCGCCATCGACCGCGAGGTCGCCGCGAACCGGTTCTACCTCCAGATGGCCGAAGGGGCGAAGACGCCCTCCGCCCGGGAGATGTTCCTCGGATTGGCCAAGGAGGAGGAGCTGCACGCGAAGATCCTGCGGGCCGAGGTCGACTCGATCGGCCAGAACGGCTTCTGGTTCGACATGCAGGAATTCACGATGGAGCAGTAGCGAATCGGATGGACCTGCTTCGGGAGGCGAAACGGAAGCTCGAGGAGGAGGCGCAGCGGATCGAGTACGAGCTGCGCGTCACCTTGCCCCGGGAGATCCACACGGCGCTGGGCCAGGGCGACCTCTCCGAGAACGCGGAGTACGAGGCGGCCAAGGAGCGGCAGTCGACGCTGCACGGGCGCTTCACGCAGATCCAGAAACGGCTGGCCGACCTCTCGCGCATCGACGTCAAGGGGATCCCGAAGGACCGCGCGGGGCTGGGGAGCGAGGTCACCGTCTTCGACCTCGAAAGCGGAGAGGCGGTCACCTACACGCTCGTGATCCCGGAGCTGGCGGACGGGAACCGGTCGTTCGTGTCGATGGCCGCGCCGGTGGGGAAGGCGCTGATGAACCGCCGGGTGGGCGATGCGGTGACGATCACGATCCCCCGCGGCACCCTCGAATACGAGGTCCGGCGGATCGTCACCATGTTCGGCGACGTCCTCGAGTAACCCGTTTCCCGGGCGGCGCTACGCCAGCGCGGGGTAGCGCCGCCGGACCTCCTCCGCCATCCGTTTCA is a genomic window containing:
- a CDS encoding GreA/GreB family elongation factor — encoded protein: MDLLREAKRKLEEEAQRIEYELRVTLPREIHTALGQGDLSENAEYEAAKERQSTLHGRFTQIQKRLADLSRIDVKGIPKDRAGLGSEVTVFDLESGEAVTYTLVIPELADGNRSFVSMAAPVGKALMNRRVGDAVTITIPRGTLEYEVRRIVTMFGDVLE
- a CDS encoding ferritin family protein; translated protein: MGSPEMVSIVHRAIDRERDAINTYLGLAKIVKDANAKNVLIHLASDEVGHMTKLEHHLISVLRGKDWVLQRAEVVDAMAAQMTESSILEKINPENLAKADTLKVLEVAIDREVAANRFYLQMAEGAKTPSAREMFLGLAKEEELHAKILRAEVDSIGQNGFWFDMQEFTMEQ